In Fimbriimonadaceae bacterium, a single window of DNA contains:
- a CDS encoding mannose-1-phosphate guanylyltransferase: MKRVAVIMAGGSGERFWPVSTKERPKQFLHLASPEKPLIAEAVERGAAVAGLDATYIATGRHLVEGSLSAVPGLPAENILAEPCKRNTLGCLVWVAASLMAAEPGGWSETTVAVLTADQRIHPMSGFQSTVTKAMEAAEAHGGIAVIGVRPTRPETGFGYVESGEPSGSALRVVRFREKPDLATAEEFLAAGTFLWNSGMFFYTLATFMRELDRQAPDVATTTRTLAELIRTGEQERADEVFASLPNLSIDYAVMERADPVFVVPAEFEWDDLGAWDALARSYEADDAGNVVQGQAHMIEANGNTVYVHGTDQTVSLLGVEDLVVVVTEGRVLVLPKHRAQEVKRFLQS; the protein is encoded by the coding sequence ATGAAGCGCGTCGCGGTGATCATGGCGGGTGGCTCTGGAGAGCGGTTCTGGCCGGTCTCGACCAAGGAGAGACCCAAGCAGTTCTTGCACTTGGCCTCCCCCGAGAAGCCATTGATTGCGGAAGCGGTCGAGCGGGGGGCGGCCGTTGCCGGCCTGGACGCCACCTATATTGCGACGGGTCGCCACTTGGTGGAAGGGTCATTGTCAGCCGTCCCCGGACTTCCAGCGGAGAACATCCTGGCCGAGCCGTGCAAACGAAACACCTTGGGATGCCTTGTTTGGGTCGCCGCCAGTCTCATGGCGGCCGAACCAGGAGGTTGGTCCGAGACGACGGTCGCGGTCTTGACGGCTGACCAAAGGATCCACCCGATGTCCGGGTTCCAGTCCACCGTCACCAAAGCGATGGAGGCAGCCGAGGCCCATGGCGGCATCGCCGTCATCGGAGTGCGCCCGACCAGACCCGAAACGGGGTTTGGGTACGTCGAGTCCGGCGAGCCGTCGGGAAGCGCCCTCCGGGTGGTCCGGTTCCGCGAAAAACCCGACTTGGCCACGGCAGAGGAGTTCCTCGCGGCCGGGACGTTCCTGTGGAACTCGGGGATGTTTTTCTACACCCTGGCCACATTCATGCGCGAGCTAGACCGCCAGGCGCCGGACGTCGCCACGACGACCCGCACCCTGGCCGAACTGATCAGGACGGGGGAGCAGGAGCGGGCCGACGAAGTGTTCGCCAGCCTGCCCAACCTCTCGATCGACTACGCCGTGATGGAGCGGGCGGACCCAGTCTTCGTGGTGCCGGCCGAGTTTGAATGGGACGACTTGGGGGCTTGGGACGCCCTGGCCCGGTCCTACGAGGCCGATGACGCGGGGAACGTCGTCCAAGGCCAGGCGCACATGATCGAGGCCAACGGCAACACGGTCTACGTCCACGGCACAGACCAGACCGTGTCATTGCTGGGGGTCGAAGACTTGGTCGTCGTCGTGACCGAGGGCCGTGTCTTAGTGTTGCCGAAGCACCGGGCGCAAGAAGTCAAGAGGTTCCTGCAGAGCTGA
- a CDS encoding exosortase/archaeosortase family protein: VQAGILMAAALSPLYWNLFAKMPELWFDAESYYQHGPLVPFAAGYIIYKKWPKIIQTDAKPTWFPLLLMIPLLLLVVVAARTNMIGVASGTLILVLLLTSWCLFGFRWALKMAPGPLFLAFAFPFWNGLIDKYTLNLQIFSTSGSYYMLKLLGMQPFRQGPTVIQLPKFSLNIAAECSGMKMTLAMIACVTFIALVSNIKWWGKILLAVIAIPLSLAMNSLRIGLIGVFGNEMGHDAGMWMHDYGSYGVLALSFYILYKVAQKLGWDA, from the coding sequence CGTCCAAGCCGGCATCCTGATGGCCGCGGCGCTGTCGCCGCTGTATTGGAACTTGTTCGCCAAGATGCCCGAGCTCTGGTTCGACGCCGAGAGCTACTATCAGCACGGACCCCTCGTCCCGTTTGCGGCGGGCTACATCATTTACAAGAAGTGGCCCAAGATCATCCAGACCGACGCCAAACCAACTTGGTTTCCGTTGCTGCTGATGATCCCGCTGCTTCTGCTTGTGGTCGTCGCGGCGCGGACGAACATGATCGGCGTCGCGTCGGGGACGTTAATCCTCGTCCTCTTGCTGACTAGTTGGTGCCTGTTCGGCTTTCGGTGGGCTTTGAAGATGGCTCCCGGGCCGCTCTTCCTGGCGTTTGCATTTCCTTTCTGGAATGGGTTGATCGACAAATACACCCTGAACCTTCAGATTTTTTCAACCTCAGGCTCCTACTATATGCTGAAGTTGTTGGGCATGCAGCCTTTCCGGCAGGGGCCGACGGTCATCCAACTGCCAAAGTTTTCCCTCAATATTGCGGCTGAGTGTTCGGGCATGAAGATGACGCTCGCGATGATCGCGTGTGTCACATTTATCGCCCTCGTCTCCAACATCAAGTGGTGGGGCAAGATCTTGCTCGCCGTCATCGCCATTCCCCTGTCCCTCGCGATGAACTCCTTGCGCATCGGACTGATCGGCGTTTTCGGTAATGAAATGGGTCATGACGCCGGAATGTGGATGCATGACTACGGTAGCTACGGTGTCTTGGCCTTGAGCTTCTACATTCTCTACAAAGTCGCCCAGAAACTGGGGTGGGACGCGTGA
- a CDS encoding HAD family hydrolase: protein MTGDVGYETTASGLIVLRRLSVTPGPRRTVFFDRDGVLNVDRGYVGSREDFEWRRGAVEAVELAHGLGFWTVVVTNQSGIGRGYFSSGQVVELLRWIMEVVPLDLVLACPHGPDDGCPCRKPKPFMLEHADQLLGVVKSGSFLVGDMDRDVAAGRAFGVPGYLVDDSPLDTFIAPLLSSAGTS from the coding sequence GTGACCGGCGACGTCGGATACGAAACGACCGCCTCAGGACTGATCGTCCTGAGGCGTCTTTCTGTCACCCCAGGCCCCCGACGGACCGTCTTCTTCGACCGCGACGGCGTGCTCAACGTCGACCGGGGTTACGTGGGGTCCCGTGAGGACTTCGAGTGGAGGCGGGGTGCCGTCGAGGCGGTGGAGTTGGCCCACGGGCTGGGCTTTTGGACTGTCGTGGTGACCAACCAGTCCGGGATCGGTCGGGGTTACTTTTCCTCCGGGCAAGTGGTCGAACTGCTCCGTTGGATCATGGAGGTCGTGCCGCTGGACCTGGTCCTGGCCTGCCCGCACGGGCCCGACGACGGATGCCCCTGCCGAAAGCCCAAGCCGTTCATGCTCGAACATGCCGACCAGCTCCTTGGTGTGGTCAAGTCAGGTTCGTTCCTTGTCGGCGACATGGACCGCGACGTGGCGGCGGGGCGGGCCTTCGGTGTCCCGGGCTACTTGGTCGACGACTCACCGCTGGACACCTTTATCGCCCCGCTCCTCAGCTCTGCAGGAACCTCTTGA
- a CDS encoding glycosyltransferase family 4 protein, translated as MDKVRTFPWIWGLYHLRLGKEDRITKDLALYARKSLSRFAATRLGNTTALVAMSASGLEAGREMKRLGGTWFCDRGSAHIQYQDQLLREEHAKWSVPYEHIDPRVIERELAEYEEADAVLVPSEFARRSFIQQGVHANKVIKIPYGVDLRDFYPGGGRPDGVFRILFVGGVTLQKGIPYLLQAVGRLHGDVELVIVGDDSLMPAGVLGQFDTAKVRWLGKQPRSEVRTWMQQSHVLVLPSVQDGFGLVMAEAMACGCTVVASHNTGIHDIVDDGVEGFSVPVGDAVALAERIQSLVDDPAMTRRMSEAAIARVSRLGGWNTYADGLISALTEVGGLHKTLVK; from the coding sequence ATGGACAAGGTCCGTACGTTCCCCTGGATATGGGGCCTCTACCATTTGAGGCTTGGCAAAGAGGATCGCATCACCAAAGACCTTGCTCTATATGCTAGGAAATCATTGTCGAGATTCGCGGCAACCCGTCTCGGGAATACGACTGCCCTGGTAGCTATGTCGGCGAGCGGCCTGGAGGCAGGTCGTGAAATGAAGCGGCTCGGGGGAACCTGGTTTTGTGACCGAGGCTCGGCCCACATTCAATATCAGGACCAGTTGCTGAGAGAAGAGCATGCGAAGTGGTCGGTGCCCTATGAGCACATCGATCCTCGGGTGATTGAACGGGAGTTGGCCGAGTATGAAGAGGCCGACGCAGTATTGGTGCCCTCAGAATTTGCCCGAAGGTCGTTTATCCAGCAGGGGGTCCATGCGAACAAAGTCATCAAGATTCCGTACGGGGTAGATCTGCGAGACTTCTACCCCGGCGGAGGGCGTCCTGACGGTGTGTTTAGGATCCTCTTCGTCGGTGGCGTGACGCTCCAAAAGGGAATCCCTTACCTGCTTCAGGCAGTTGGCCGCCTTCATGGCGACGTCGAGCTGGTCATTGTTGGGGACGACAGCCTGATGCCGGCGGGTGTCCTCGGCCAATTTGACACTGCCAAGGTTCGTTGGCTGGGCAAACAGCCTCGGTCCGAAGTTCGGACGTGGATGCAGCAGTCGCACGTCCTGGTTTTGCCAAGTGTCCAGGACGGCTTTGGTCTCGTGATGGCGGAGGCAATGGCATGTGGTTGCACGGTGGTCGCCTCGCACAACACGGGCATCCACGACATAGTCGACGATGGTGTTGAAGGGTTTTCGGTACCCGTCGGAGATGCGGTTGCTCTGGCAGAGAGAATACAGTCATTGGTGGACGATCCGGCTATGACGCGACGTATGAGTGAGGCGGCCATCGCGAGGGTATCGCGGCTTGGCGGATGGAACACCTACGCAGACGGACTGATCTCTGCGCTGACGGAGGTAGGCGGACTTCACAAGACTCTCGTAAAGTAG
- a CDS encoding right-handed parallel beta-helix repeat-containing protein — translation MKGLNASVFRVGLTALSMSVCCFASAQLNLYVSTQGKDTWSGMLSAPNSAGTDGPKRTLAGGRDALRKIRAGQTPGGVVSAAEVSAAKRTFLGRGATVNVASGVYDAKNPIVFDSRDSVPSRRVTITYKATTNRAAVLDAGYSVTNLARPSAAFWTTETRVDPSFRSQVYVADISGAGDMGRLTFRMPGWNAMWSDVSFRLIPNYNQSAELVIDNEAMHLAQWPNEGVVDMNGMNGEPRFHNGHAFITRPGPSNNYSDSNSSNWIYEFEADFRGLKTPETIDANSDIWVRGCMNASKFKEYWEHVTKLDFSGGQSAGLLRFDPVATFYQTNAGRQVSGNGEPGRYTIVNSLYELDAPGEYYIDRLNKRLLVIPPATFVPGVSSVKLTMNQQPIIQANGLRGVTFDGLVLQNGRFMGAYFKDCYNVTFKNGTVQNVGHNGVTIDNSYRTNVQSNVITDTGQGGIDVQSGDRATLTPSGNVLADNVIKRWGRTMRFYTGAVRLDGCGNSMLNNTVADGMGEAVVLHGNEQIISGNHFSHTTYDAGDSGVIVNGHDVSDHGNVISNNYFEEIRSLPYSTWPVTALFVDGAGGGTTFDNNVVVGADKAVNILATCDINVRNNVFMNVSGYAVRASSSPFAPNGNYVTRANQMPWRGSLWSKKYPNLADWLSTLTPAPRHYNISNNIYVNCGVGLADKVSWGKVFAVGGVNHYNVDQSVSPFVDAPGGNFTLRSDKVGLVPGWTPLNTDTMGSRTIPDGTGSEF, via the coding sequence ATGAAAGGTTTGAATGCATCTGTGTTCCGTGTCGGACTGACTGCCCTCAGCATGAGCGTGTGCTGCTTTGCCTCTGCCCAGCTGAACCTGTATGTTTCGACCCAAGGTAAAGACACATGGTCGGGGATGCTCAGTGCACCGAACTCAGCAGGGACGGACGGCCCCAAAAGGACTCTCGCCGGTGGGCGTGACGCTCTGCGGAAGATCCGAGCGGGCCAGACACCCGGTGGCGTGGTCAGTGCGGCAGAAGTCTCCGCCGCCAAGCGGACCTTTCTTGGTCGTGGAGCAACCGTGAACGTGGCGAGCGGCGTCTATGACGCCAAGAACCCCATCGTGTTCGACTCCCGGGACAGTGTCCCCTCGCGGCGCGTGACGATCACGTACAAGGCGACGACCAACCGGGCCGCGGTCCTTGACGCAGGCTATTCGGTGACCAACCTGGCCCGACCGAGTGCTGCATTTTGGACTACCGAAACCCGAGTCGACCCAAGTTTTCGGTCGCAGGTCTATGTCGCCGATATTTCCGGGGCGGGGGACATGGGACGGCTGACCTTCCGTATGCCGGGTTGGAACGCGATGTGGTCGGACGTGTCCTTCCGGTTGATCCCCAACTACAACCAGTCTGCGGAGCTGGTCATTGACAACGAAGCCATGCATCTGGCCCAATGGCCCAATGAGGGTGTCGTCGATATGAACGGGATGAACGGTGAGCCACGGTTCCACAATGGCCACGCCTTCATCACGCGACCCGGGCCGTCGAACAACTACTCGGACTCCAACTCCTCCAATTGGATCTATGAGTTCGAGGCCGACTTTCGGGGGCTCAAGACACCTGAGACGATTGACGCCAATTCCGACATTTGGGTCCGTGGGTGTATGAACGCCTCCAAGTTTAAGGAGTACTGGGAGCATGTGACCAAACTAGACTTCTCCGGCGGCCAGTCCGCCGGGCTGTTGCGGTTCGATCCTGTTGCCACATTCTATCAGACAAATGCCGGACGGCAGGTCTCAGGGAACGGTGAACCTGGACGATATACCATTGTCAACTCCCTCTATGAACTCGACGCTCCTGGTGAGTACTACATCGACCGTCTGAACAAACGGCTCCTCGTCATTCCGCCCGCAACCTTTGTTCCGGGTGTCTCGTCAGTCAAGCTGACAATGAACCAGCAGCCCATTATCCAGGCTAATGGCCTGCGTGGAGTCACATTTGACGGTCTCGTCTTGCAAAACGGACGCTTTATGGGTGCGTACTTCAAGGACTGCTACAACGTGACCTTCAAGAACGGTACCGTCCAAAATGTCGGTCACAACGGCGTCACGATTGATAATAGCTATCGGACCAACGTTCAGAGCAACGTCATCACCGACACCGGTCAGGGTGGCATCGACGTCCAGTCCGGGGACCGCGCGACATTGACCCCAAGTGGCAACGTGCTTGCAGACAATGTGATCAAGCGCTGGGGCCGCACGATGCGATTCTACACTGGCGCTGTCCGCCTAGACGGATGTGGTAACTCCATGCTCAACAATACGGTGGCCGACGGCATGGGCGAGGCGGTCGTTCTCCATGGTAACGAGCAGATCATCAGTGGTAACCACTTCTCACATACCACCTATGATGCTGGTGACTCTGGCGTCATTGTGAACGGACATGATGTGTCGGATCACGGCAACGTGATCAGCAACAACTACTTCGAGGAGATCCGATCCCTGCCCTATAGCACCTGGCCGGTGACCGCACTCTTTGTCGATGGCGCCGGCGGCGGTACAACATTTGACAACAACGTTGTCGTCGGGGCCGACAAGGCGGTGAACATCCTCGCCACCTGTGATATCAACGTTCGCAATAATGTGTTCATGAACGTGAGTGGCTACGCCGTCCGTGCGAGCAGTTCCCCCTTTGCCCCAAATGGAAACTATGTGACCCGAGCGAACCAGATGCCGTGGCGCGGCAGCCTGTGGTCAAAGAAGTATCCGAACCTGGCCGACTGGTTGTCGACCCTGACTCCTGCGCCACGTCACTACAATATCTCGAACAACATCTACGTCAATTGCGGAGTCGGCCTTGCGGACAAGGTGAGCTGGGGCAAGGTGTTTGCTGTTGGAGGCGTAAACCACTACAATGTAGACCAATCAGTCTCACCATTCGTTGACGCTCCCGGTGGCAACTTCACCCTGAGATCCGACAAAGTCGGTTTGGTTCCTGGTTGGACGCCACTGAACACCGACACAATGGGTTCTAGGACGATCCCGGACGGAACAGGCTCGGAGTTCTAG
- a CDS encoding endonuclease III, which yields MPTKRPARSASRRTVEVLDRLESVYGRQRHVPRFAPMDELVCCMLSQHSADVNSFPAFTQLKERWPEWPALAQADVTDVVATIKNAGLANQKGKGILATLQAVKEAFGDYTLEPLRSRPVEDGLGFLRGLPGVGPKTAAIVMCLAFGKHAVPVDTHVHRVSLRLGLVPDGTTAERAHSLLDQAVPVGKAFRFHVTLLDHGRQTCFAKAPLCGSCVVRDLCSYRPPARKGS from the coding sequence ATGCCGACGAAGCGGCCTGCCCGGTCTGCCTCCCGGCGGACTGTCGAGGTTCTTGACCGTCTGGAAAGCGTCTACGGCCGTCAGCGCCATGTGCCCCGCTTTGCCCCCATGGACGAGCTTGTTTGCTGCATGCTCAGTCAACACTCCGCCGACGTGAACAGTTTCCCGGCCTTCACCCAACTCAAGGAGCGGTGGCCCGAATGGCCCGCCTTGGCCCAGGCCGACGTCACCGATGTGGTGGCGACGATCAAGAACGCGGGTTTGGCCAACCAAAAGGGCAAGGGCATCCTCGCCACCCTGCAGGCCGTCAAGGAAGCCTTTGGCGACTACACCCTCGAACCCCTGCGGAGTCGTCCCGTCGAGGACGGACTTGGCTTCTTGCGTGGGTTGCCAGGGGTCGGGCCCAAGACGGCCGCGATCGTCATGTGCCTGGCCTTCGGCAAACACGCCGTGCCCGTGGACACGCACGTCCACCGCGTCTCCCTGCGGCTTGGGCTGGTCCCCGACGGGACGACAGCAGAGCGGGCCCACAGCCTGCTCGACCAGGCCGTCCCCGTGGGCAAGGCCTTCCGATTCCATGTCACCCTGCTCGACCACGGCCGGCAAACGTGCTTTGCCAAGGCGCCGCTCTGTGGGTCTTGCGTCGTCCGAGATTTGTGCAGCTACCGCCCTCCGGCGAGGAAGGGGTCTT
- a CDS encoding lipopolysaccharide biosynthesis protein has translation MTPDPIQTPQDDELVRKRLNRSFAATLVNQAVAFVSAFLLQFVASRKWGADVYFDWSIIISVPAYLTLGDMGFGTATVSEITQLMGRGDKARAKAIYQSTWLTVTVITVAIALLMLVVLPFFDAERILKLTATPRWEAQIVIAVFGLNALLSQQGTFILAGYQTEHHFSRYQYTQSIQRALETIVLLIGVSLPPHMVWLAIAVLASRLLVYSVSTWDMWRINTWLRPGYKHFDRDIAVKMMRPAFFITVYSGASILSVEGFAQALALATGAATGGVLASSRKLARVSNQVVGGLGFSTAVEFSRMYGAGEITRARALILSTTQRAFWIAVCFLPLMMVVGPPFYHFWTKTKTIDLWSLTAMLLAAVFNSIWSPLAAGLLSINRTAKASTAYVLTMFGCCVATFFVAQRFGIEGAATLMAAAEVAMITVIVPTGCHLLEMKPSAFLLQVTRPPDRLKAWLTRDPKG, from the coding sequence ATGACCCCCGACCCGATCCAGACGCCCCAGGACGACGAGCTCGTCAGGAAGCGCCTGAACCGGAGTTTTGCCGCGACGCTGGTCAATCAAGCCGTGGCATTTGTGTCGGCTTTCCTGCTCCAATTTGTCGCTAGCCGGAAGTGGGGCGCGGACGTCTACTTCGACTGGTCGATCATAATCAGCGTCCCCGCCTACCTCACCCTGGGCGACATGGGCTTCGGGACAGCGACCGTCAGCGAGATCACCCAGCTCATGGGTCGAGGCGACAAGGCCAGGGCCAAGGCGATCTACCAGTCCACGTGGCTCACCGTCACCGTCATCACGGTGGCGATAGCCCTACTCATGCTGGTCGTCTTGCCGTTTTTTGACGCCGAAAGAATCCTCAAGCTGACTGCAACGCCCCGGTGGGAGGCGCAAATCGTGATCGCGGTCTTCGGCCTCAACGCCCTGCTGAGTCAGCAAGGGACTTTCATTCTCGCCGGGTATCAGACCGAGCACCACTTTTCCCGGTATCAGTACACCCAAAGTATCCAGCGGGCCCTGGAAACCATCGTGTTGCTGATCGGCGTCAGCTTGCCTCCGCACATGGTTTGGCTGGCCATCGCGGTCCTCGCCTCACGACTCCTCGTGTACAGCGTCAGCACTTGGGACATGTGGCGCATCAACACGTGGTTGCGGCCAGGCTACAAGCACTTCGACCGTGATATCGCGGTCAAAATGATGCGGCCCGCATTCTTTATCACCGTGTACTCCGGTGCCTCGATCCTCAGTGTCGAAGGATTTGCGCAGGCACTGGCCCTGGCGACCGGGGCGGCGACCGGCGGCGTGTTGGCCAGTTCGCGCAAGTTGGCCCGGGTGTCCAACCAGGTCGTTGGCGGACTGGGATTCTCCACCGCGGTTGAGTTTTCACGGATGTACGGGGCCGGTGAGATAACCAGGGCCCGTGCCTTGATCCTGAGCACCACGCAAAGGGCCTTTTGGATCGCAGTCTGTTTCTTGCCCCTGATGATGGTGGTCGGACCGCCCTTCTATCACTTCTGGACAAAGACGAAGACGATCGACCTCTGGAGCTTGACCGCGATGCTTCTTGCCGCCGTGTTCAACTCGATTTGGTCACCGCTTGCCGCCGGACTGCTGTCGATCAACCGTACGGCCAAAGCCAGCACAGCCTACGTCCTCACGATGTTTGGGTGTTGCGTGGCCACGTTCTTTGTGGCCCAGAGGTTTGGAATAGAGGGCGCCGCAACGCTTATGGCGGCGGCCGAGGTCGCGATGATCACAGTCATTGTGCCCACCGGCTGTCACTTGCTCGAGATGAAGCCCTCAGCATTTCTGCTGCAGGTGACGCGGCCCCCCGACAGGTTGAAAGCCTGGCTCACCCGCGATCCCAAGGGATGA
- a CDS encoding polysaccharide biosynthesis tyrosine autokinase: MSESKERILTPSMADLSYKEVIGVIGRRKWIVLGSIVAGVAVAAAVCQFLIKPVWVASAQLLVPGRTIAGGGVGTGLIDQLAENPINNYDVLTQIQLLQSQEVIFRVYNEAGVQIPRTFREAEDAPKIDVFQQGDTQVLIGRVSAPTESIATKMAQALPIVYQQYIQTKAEEVVNGSISFLNTRMEEEKKLLEAARTDLAEYQRQNNVSVSAVEVQSTSTLIQNGQAEVRAAEAGVQGAESALAKTREERAAIPATVTLPVTRSNVALIDQEKRNLQTLQTQLDGLLAQYLPEHPLVRAAKAQVDGQKAYLASIPLEVKEQQVVRNPQIDAYDLRVAQAETDLAAARSRLSTLQAKQREIEARKGTEADTVKGLTDKERTVANHETSIQQLKSTLDALMLKKNNLQAPQQLNRSTLAEQTQPNWPVYLGAGAVVGLFLGVLGAMVRDFNQDKVMGGSMASTIADSYVLARVPRRLASAKPIMTTAGEALSFESYRILRTNLVSGEGGKGLKSVVVTSTSAGEGASTVAGNLAVALAQEGKKTVLLDANMRNPVQDRLFDVAPNGGLNQALSQGTDAASLTIDTSVPNLKVLVAGGKSANATEALASPAMDAVLTSLKGSFDYIVVDAPAAFTTADAHEVGRKVDGVLYVVESGKPSRSQLAESIAMLRHAGGKLLGLVMNKDKGAADRLS; the protein is encoded by the coding sequence GTGAGCGAGTCAAAAGAACGGATTCTTACTCCCAGCATGGCCGACCTGAGCTACAAGGAAGTCATTGGCGTCATCGGTCGGCGGAAGTGGATTGTCCTAGGCAGCATCGTCGCCGGCGTCGCGGTCGCTGCTGCAGTTTGCCAGTTTCTCATTAAGCCCGTTTGGGTGGCATCGGCACAATTGCTCGTTCCCGGACGAACGATCGCAGGTGGGGGCGTAGGCACCGGCCTGATCGACCAACTCGCCGAGAACCCGATCAACAACTACGACGTCCTCACCCAGATCCAGTTGTTGCAGTCTCAAGAAGTCATTTTCCGGGTCTACAACGAAGCCGGCGTCCAGATTCCTCGGACGTTCCGCGAAGCGGAGGACGCCCCGAAGATCGACGTCTTCCAACAGGGTGACACCCAGGTGCTCATCGGCCGGGTTTCGGCCCCGACGGAGTCGATCGCGACGAAGATGGCCCAGGCCCTGCCTATCGTCTATCAGCAGTACATCCAGACGAAGGCCGAAGAAGTTGTCAATGGGTCCATCAGCTTTTTGAACACCCGAATGGAAGAAGAGAAGAAACTTCTCGAGGCCGCCCGGACCGACTTGGCCGAATACCAGCGTCAAAACAACGTCTCTGTTTCCGCAGTTGAAGTCCAGTCCACCTCTACTCTGATCCAAAACGGCCAGGCCGAAGTACGAGCTGCCGAAGCTGGAGTCCAGGGGGCTGAGTCGGCCCTGGCAAAGACACGCGAGGAGCGGGCCGCAATTCCTGCGACCGTGACCCTGCCCGTGACCCGGTCGAACGTCGCCCTGATCGACCAGGAGAAGCGGAACCTTCAGACCTTGCAGACTCAGTTGGACGGCTTGCTCGCCCAGTACCTGCCCGAACACCCGCTGGTCAGGGCGGCCAAGGCGCAAGTCGACGGCCAGAAGGCGTATCTTGCCTCCATTCCACTCGAGGTCAAGGAACAGCAGGTCGTGCGCAACCCGCAGATCGACGCTTACGATCTTCGAGTCGCCCAAGCCGAAACCGACCTTGCCGCGGCAAGGTCCAGGCTCAGCACGCTCCAGGCCAAGCAGCGGGAGATCGAGGCGAGGAAAGGCACCGAGGCCGACACGGTCAAGGGCCTGACCGATAAAGAGCGGACGGTCGCCAACCACGAGACTTCCATCCAGCAGTTGAAGTCGACGCTGGACGCCCTGATGCTCAAGAAGAACAACCTTCAAGCACCCCAACAGCTCAACCGGTCGACCCTGGCCGAGCAGACCCAGCCCAACTGGCCCGTCTATCTCGGCGCCGGTGCGGTGGTCGGCCTGTTCCTCGGCGTCCTGGGTGCCATGGTCCGTGACTTCAACCAAGACAAGGTCATGGGCGGCTCGATGGCGTCGACCATCGCGGACAGTTACGTCCTCGCCAGGGTCCCGCGACGCTTGGCCAGCGCCAAGCCGATCATGACCACCGCCGGTGAAGCTCTCAGCTTTGAGTCGTACCGGATTTTGCGGACAAACCTGGTTTCTGGAGAAGGTGGCAAGGGCCTCAAATCGGTCGTCGTCACTTCGACCAGCGCGGGCGAAGGCGCGTCGACGGTCGCCGGCAACCTCGCGGTCGCCTTGGCCCAGGAAGGCAAGAAGACGGTCCTGCTCGACGCCAACATGCGTAACCCGGTGCAAGACCGATTGTTTGACGTCGCGCCGAACGGCGGTCTGAACCAGGCCCTGTCCCAAGGCACCGACGCGGCCAGCTTGACCATCGACACGTCGGTGCCGAACCTGAAGGTTCTCGTCGCCGGTGGCAAGTCCGCCAACGCGACCGAAGCCTTGGCCAGCCCAGCGATGGACGCGGTGCTCACCAGCCTCAAGGGCTCGTTCGACTACATCGTCGTCGACGCGCCGGCCGCGTTCACCACTGCCGACGCCCACGAGGTCGGCCGCAAGGTCGACGGAGTGCTCTATGTGGTCGAGTCGGGCAAGCCTTCGCGCTCGCAGTTGGCCGAGAGCATCGCCATGCTCCGCCATGCGGGTGGCAAACTCCTTGGCCTAGTCATGAACAAGGACAAAGGCGCCGCCGACCGCCTCTCGTGA